Part of the Streptomyces sp. NBC_00457 genome, GGACGACGTACAAGCCAATCGCAAGCCACGCGAAGACGACGAGCCCGGTGTGCCGCGACAGCGCCTCCGCGCCGGTGACACACGTGCCCACCGGAAAGGTGAACGCCCACCAGGTCATCGCGAACCTCATCCCGTCCCGCCGGGCACGCACCACACAGGCGGCGGCGAAGACCGACCAGAGCAGGGCGAAGCCCATCACCGGCACGCCGTACAGCACGGCGAGGATCCCGAACCCGTCGCTGTACGGGGCGGGCACGACCCCGGGGGCCACGTCCGCGAAGTGGCCGACGGCGGTGGTGGACTGCCCGAGCGGCCCCAGTACGAGAAAGAGCGTGGGCGTGAGCGCGAGCGGCAACGGCCCCCCGGTGATCAGCCGCCCGAAGACCAGCGGCAGCATGAGCAGCGTCCCGAGAAGACTGACCCCGAACAACCCGACGCAGCCGAGCAGCAGCGTCTCCTGAGCCTGCCCCGCCGGCAGATACGGCACGAGGAGCGGCCCGAGCGCGGCGGACACCATGGGCGCGACGACGGGCAACAGCCATACGGGCGTGGCCTGATGCGGCTCCACCCGATGTCGTACGGCCATCAGGTACGGCACGGCGACAGCGGCCGCGAGCCCCACGACCGTCCCGGCGGTGAACAGCACGGCATCGAGCGCGACCGCCGCGTCCGTCCCGATCCAGTCCCGTCCGACGGTGAGGGCACCGCCGCCGACGGCCAGCAGGGCCATGGCGAGGCAGCCGTAGAAGGGCGCGACGGCCGGGTCGAGGAGATGGGCGCGTGCCTGGTCGCGGTGGTGAACCCAGTGGAGGGCGCGAGCACAGAGCAGGGCGGCGAGCAGGAGAAGGGAGAAGGCCCACACCGCCGCACAGAGGGTACGCAGGCCGGGGATGCCGGAGAGGGGAGTGGGCAGGGCGGCGCCGGCGGTGGCGACGATGGCGGTGCCCATGACGGTGGCGTACCAGTTGGGTCCGAGGTGACGGACGGCCGGGACGCGCGGGGGCCGTGCGGTGGCACGGGGGAGGGGCTGGACTGCGGTGACCATGCAGTCACCGTGCCGCCGCGGACGGCCGCCGACCAGAGAGCACGCACCTATGAGGGCATAAACTGACCTTATGAGCAGCGCCACGGAAGAACCCCACCGCCCTCCGGCCCTCCTCGCCCACCGGGTGCCGGACCTGGGAGCCCTGGAGCTGCTGCTGGCGGTCGCACGGCTCGGCAGCCTGGGCGGTGCGGCCCGCGAAATGGGCATCACCCAGCCCGCGGCGAGCAGCCGGATCCGCTCGATGGAACGCCAGCTGGGCGTGGCGCTGGTGGACCGCTCCCCACGAGGCTCCCGTTTGACGGACGCCGGCGCCCTGGTGACGGACTGGGCCCGCAGAATCGTCGAGGCAGCCGAGGCCTTCGACGCGGGCGCCCAGGCACTACGCGACCGCAGGGACTCCCGCCTCAGGGTCGCGGCGAGCATGACGATCGCCGAATACCTGCTGCCGGGCTGGCTCCTGGCCCTGCGCGCCGCCCGCCCCGACACCGCGGTGTCCCTCCACGCGGGCAACTCGACAGCGGTGGCCCAACGCCTGCTCTCCGACGAGGCCGACCTGGGCTTCGTAGAAGGCCTGTCCGTTCCGACCGGCCTCGACTCGGTGGTCATAGCCCACGACCACCTGATCGTCGTCACGGCCCCGGGCCACCCCTGGGCCCGCCGCCGAAGCCCCCTGGCGGCGCCCGAACTGGCGGCAACCCCCCTCATCCTCCGCGAGAAGGGCTCCGGCACCCGCCAGGTCCTCGACGCGGCCCTCGGCGGCCTCGCCAGACCCCTGATCGAACTCTCCTCCACCACGGCGGTAAAGGCAGCAGCGGTGAGCGGCGCGGGCCCGGCGGTCCTCAGCGAGCTGGCGGTAGGCGAGGAACTGGCAATGCGCCGCCTGGTCCGCGTCCCCCTCGAAAAGGTCTCCTTGGCAAGAGACCTCCGAGCAGTCTGGCCCACGGGCCACCGCCCAACGGGCCCAGCGAGGGACTTGCTGTCGCTGACGAGGGGCTAGCCCAGCCAGTCCAGCCCCGGCGCACAATCCAGCCCCTGCCGCACAATGCAGCCCCTGCGACGGGAAATTCCAGCCCCTCCGGCGGGGAAATGTCAGCCCCTCCGGCGGGAAAATTTCAGCCCCTCCGGCGTTTGAGGAGCGGGGGTCCGGGGGCTGGCCCCCGAACGGGGTCCAGGGGCGGAGCCCCTGGTGGGGTCGAAGGGGCGAAGCCCCTGGAGGATGGGACGGGTAGGGGCGGCGGGGGCGAAAACCCGCCGGTCACGCTGCCGCACGCACCAGCGCCTCCATGACCCGCAGATCCTCCCCCATCTCCGGATGCCACTGCACCCCCAACACCCACCCGCCAGCAGGCAGTTCCACCGCCTCCACAGTCCCGTCCCCCGCATACGCCGACACCACAAGCCCCGCCCCCAGCCGATCCACGGCCTGATGGTGATACGTCGGCACAGCCGTCTCCTCCGGGACGGCACCCGCATACAACGTCCCCGGCACAGGCTTCACCGAGTGCCGCCCGAAGACACCCACCACCTCCGCATGCCCGTCGAGATGCTGAACGAGCGTGCCGCCAAGGGCGACGTTCAGCAGCTGCATCCCCCGGCAGATGCCCAGCAACGGCACGCGGGCCTCCAACGCGGCCTCGATCAGCGCAAGCTCCCACGCGTCCCGCGCCCGCGCCGGCGGCCCGGTCCGGGCGTCGCGCTCGGCGCCGTAGCGAACCGGCTCGACATCCGGCCCACCCGCGATCACCAGCCCGTCCAGCCGCGCCACGGCCGCCGCGGCGAGCGAAGGCTCGTCCGGCGGAAGCATCACCGCCAGCCCGCCCGCCGCCTGCACGAGCCGCGGATACCCGGCGGGCAGCAGCGCGGCCTCCAGTTCCCAGACCCCCCAGCGGGCCCCGGCCTCCAGATACGTACTGATGCCGATCAACGGCCTGCCGGTCATACGTCCTCCCGCTCCCTTCAATGGATCGCGCTCACACCATTGCCGTAACCATCCTCCAACCGCAAGCCCGCCCTCAGGCCAGGAACCCCCGCAGCAGCGCCGCCGTCCCCCCGCAGTGCTCCCGCATCATCTCCCGCGCCCCGTCCGCGTCCCCGTCCAGCACCGCCTCGACGATCGCGATGTGCTGCCGCTGGGAGTGCTCGAGGTTGCGGACGAGGAGCGGGATGCAGTCCAGCAGGTCGTTCACCGTGGCCCGGACCGCCGCGTACTGCGCGGTCAGCGACGGTGACCCGCACAGCTCGGCCAGGGTGAGGTGGAGCAGTGTGTCCAGCCTGCGGTAGTCG contains:
- a CDS encoding TDT family transporter, with protein sequence MVTAVQPLPRATARPPRVPAVRHLGPNWYATVMGTAIVATAGAALPTPLSGIPGLRTLCAAVWAFSLLLLAALLCARALHWVHHRDQARAHLLDPAVAPFYGCLAMALLAVGGGALTVGRDWIGTDAAVALDAVLFTAGTVVGLAAAVAVPYLMAVRHRVEPHQATPVWLLPVVAPMVSAALGPLLVPYLPAGQAQETLLLGCVGLFGVSLLGTLLMLPLVFGRLITGGPLPLALTPTLFLVLGPLGQSTTAVGHFADVAPGVVPAPYSDGFGILAVLYGVPVMGFALLWSVFAAACVVRARRDGMRFAMTWWAFTFPVGTCVTGAEALSRHTGLVVFAWLAIGLYVVLVVAWGTAAAYTARGLVSGALLAGPGPARVGSRSATGRTR
- a CDS encoding LysR family transcriptional regulator, yielding MSSATEEPHRPPALLAHRVPDLGALELLLAVARLGSLGGAAREMGITQPAASSRIRSMERQLGVALVDRSPRGSRLTDAGALVTDWARRIVEAAEAFDAGAQALRDRRDSRLRVAASMTIAEYLLPGWLLALRAARPDTAVSLHAGNSTAVAQRLLSDEADLGFVEGLSVPTGLDSVVIAHDHLIVVTAPGHPWARRRSPLAAPELAATPLILREKGSGTRQVLDAALGGLARPLIELSSTTAVKAAAVSGAGPAVLSELAVGEELAMRRLVRVPLEKVSLARDLRAVWPTGHRPTGPARDLLSLTRG
- a CDS encoding gamma-glutamyl-gamma-aminobutyrate hydrolase family protein, with amino-acid sequence MTGRPLIGISTYLEAGARWGVWELEAALLPAGYPRLVQAAGGLAVMLPPDEPSLAAAAVARLDGLVIAGGPDVEPVRYGAERDARTGPPARARDAWELALIEAALEARVPLLGICRGMQLLNVALGGTLVQHLDGHAEVVGVFGRHSVKPVPGTLYAGAVPEETAVPTYHHQAVDRLGAGLVVSAYAGDGTVEAVELPAGGWVLGVQWHPEMGEDLRVMEALVRAAA